Sequence from the Sinorhizobium meliloti genome:
CATGCGAGCACCCTAACGAAGGGTGGCGCCGCCCATCAGATCGGAGCGATCTGCTACCGAGTCAACGAAATGGGCGCCGTCGAGGTGTTGTTGATCACAACGCGCGCTTCGGGCCGGTGGACGATTCCGAAAGGCTGGCCCATTAAGAACCTGAAACCACACCAGGCGGCCGAAAGAGAAGCGTGGGAAGAGGCTGGCGTAGCTGGAAAAGCGAAGAAGCGAGCACTTGGCTATTTCACCTATTTAAAAACTCTCGACGACGGACACAAAACAGCATCGATCGTCGAGGTGTTCAGGCTGAAGGTGGACGAACTGCACCACAAGTTCCCGGAGCGAGGAGAGAGACAGATGGCGTGGCTGTCCCCGGTCGAGGCCGCCAGACGTGTGCAGGAGCCGGAACTGAAAGGGTTACTGCTGCGCATGCTCAAAGAACCCAGTAGCTAAATTCCGGCCTGGTGGCCTGATGGGCAGCACTAAGCAGAGATTGCGAGAAATTCACTCGACCAGCATCGGAAACCGTGCCCATATGGTTGAGCCGGAGCCGTCGTTCGGATCACGAAGAGGCGAACACAATGTCTTACGATTGGGATGGCAGGCAATCTCATCGAAAGAGCGTGATCAGGTTCCTCGCCGCGCTGGCGCTGCCAGCGGTATTGCTCAGTTCAGCGATTGCTGTCGCCGAATGGGCGAGAGATCCAACCGCTAAGACCGCGGCCACTGAAACGCCGGCAGCTCGGGCATGAACTCTTCGCTTGATCTGTAGCCAATTGAAGGGAACCTTCAAGGCCGGAGGTAGCCCATCCCACGTTTCCGGCACGTTCCTCTTATATCAGCGGACGTGTCGGCCATGATAGCATTGACTGGGAAAATCTTCCCTTCGTCCTCCAAAATGCGAGGCAATAGAACTTATCCGCGTGCGGAGCGTTTTTGCCCCGTGGAGCATACTATGGGCCGCCGAGACGTCATAGCCATAGGAGGTTCGCTTGGCGCGGTGGCAGCCCTGAAGCACTTGCTTGGCAAACTTCCGGGCGACTTCGCCGCCGCTGTATTCGTCGTCATACGTGCCGGCGCACGCGGAAAAGATCTACTCGCGAGATATTCAACATGACCTTCGCCGTCGCCTGAAAGCTGTCGATCGGCCGAGCGCCGGCCGTTGCCAACTTCTCGATCGTTTCCAAACGTGACGGCACATCGATAGAGTCGGTAGTTGGACGTTATGGGGCGCCCTGAAACAGCCCCCTGCTCCGATCAGGAGGCGTTCGGTGGCTGGTTAATGATCTAGGCCCAGTACGGAGCCAGGTTTGGAAACGTGGGCGATAAGTAGAACCAATGCACAATTGCGATAAGATGTTTCATCATGTCCGTTCTTGAGGTCCAATGTCTGAAGTCGATTGGCTGAGCCGTCTCCTACAAATCGTCACCGTAACCGGTCAGCTCGAGGTCCGCTGTGCCTATGGTGCGCCGTGGCGCGTGGCCTGGGGCCGGGCGGCGGCGAATGAAATCCCCTACCACGTCATCGTCAAGGGCCGGGCCATTTTCGAGGATCCGGAGACGAGAACAGCGAAGGAGTTGGTGAGCGGAGATATCGTGCTGCTACCTCACGGTGCGGCGCATGTACTGCACGACGGTAGCGGCCAGACGCCGGTCCCCACCCAGCAGCGCCAGGGAGCTGCCGGATGGATGCTGAGCGAGAACGATAGCCAGGGTGAGCAACTTGATTTGTTGTGTGGCCGATTTTTCATCGCCCCGCCCCATGATCAACTGATCCGTAATTATCTGCCCACAAATCTGGTGGCACGGACGATCGACGGCCTCGGAAAAGACGGGATCGGATCTGCTACCAATCAACTGGCCAGTTTGGTGGGCCTGATGCGAATGGAGTCCGCCGGCGATCGCGCGGGAGGACGCGCCGTTCTCAACGCGCTTTCTTCGGCCCTCTTCACATTAGTGCTGCGAGCTGCAAGTGAATCCGCGAAAGCCCCTGAAGGCTTGTTGGCCCTCGCCGGCCACCCACGACTGGCACCGGCAATTACGGCTATGCTCGCCGATCCGGGCAAGCCCTGGAAACTGCCTGATCTGGCGGACTTGTGCGGCATGTCGCGCGCCACATTCATGCGCCACTTTCAGGACAGGCTGGGTTGTTCGGCCCTCGATCTGTTGACTGATCTCCGCATGAGCCTGGCAGCCAACGAGTTGAAAAAGCCGAAGATCAGCACCGAGGCTGTGGCCGAAACGGTCGGCTATCAATCTGTTTCGGCATTCCGCCGTGTGTTTACTGAGAGAATGGGGATGACGCCCGGGGAATGGCGCAGACAAGCGCATACCGGCTGAGCGCGCGCGGACTAGGATCACCCGTAGGATTGATCCTTTCGCGCATTATTCTGATGCAAATCAGTCTCGATATTCTCGCTGACGGCCGTAATTTGGGTTCCGTAATCACTTGATGAGGGAGCCACCCAATGAACTACATCAGCAACGCAGCCAACGAACTGACGCCGACGAACGCCGTCATCGAAACCATCCTGAGCCGTAGTGCTGCCAAGTACTACGACACCGCCGCCACACTGAGCGACGATCAGATTCGCGACCTGGTGCGGATCGGCACGTCCGCGCCGACATCCTTCCACCTGCAGAACTGGCGGTTTATCGCCGTCCGTACGCCTGAGGCCAAGGCTCGGTTGCGTCCGATCGCCTGGAACCAGCCCGCGATCACCGACGCCGCCGTTACCTTCATCATCGTCGGCCAGTTGGCCAATGCTAGCACCGTTCCCGTGCGCCTGGCGCCGGTCGTGGAAGCCGGCATTATGCCGGCACATCTGGTGCCGGAATGGGAAATGCCCGCTCGCGGTCTGTATGACGATCAGCCGCAGCGCCAGCGCGACGAGGCGGTGCGCTCCGCTACCTTCGGCACCGCCGCAATCATCTATGCAGCCCGCTCGCTCGGCCTGGGTTCGACACCGATGATCGGTTTCGACGCAGAGGCCGTGCATCGCGAGTTCGGCCTGGCCGAACACGAAATCCCGGTGATGCTGCTGACGGTCGGGCCAGAGCGGGCCGGCAACTGGCCGCAGAAGCCGCGCATGCCGGTGGCCGATGTCCTGGACTTTGCATAATTCCAAACCGCTCAATCACTTATGGAGATTATAATGGCAAGAATTGCTGCTCTGACGCCGGAACAGGTGCCGGCTGAATCGAAACACACCCTCGATACGTTTACGAAGAACATCGGGTTCACCCCAAACATGATGGTGGCCTTCGCGCAGAGTCCTATCGCGTTCAACGCGTGGGCCACCCTGCTCGGCTCCCTGAGCAAGGCACTCGACGTAAAGACACGCGACAGCATCGGCCTTGCCGTCTCCGAGGTGAACGGTTGCAACTATTGCCTGACGGTTCACAGCTTCACCGCCGAACATATGGCCAGGCTGCCTGCCGATGACATCATCCTCGCCCGAAAGGGCCACGCCAGCGACCCGAAGCGGGATGCCGCTATTCAGTTTGCGCGAAAAGTCATCGGGACCCGCGGGCACGTCAGCGACGCCGATCTCAAAGACGTCCGCGATGCTGGCTATACCGATGCGAACATCATCGAGATCGTCGCGCTTGTGGCCATGTATTCCCTGACGAACTTCTTCAACAACGTGTTCGATCACGAGAAGGACTTTCCCCCCGTGACACCAGCGGCTCGATCTGAGTTTTCGCCTACCGCAACCTTTTGAAGCTGTTGGGATCAATCACATGAATATTCTCTATGTCGATAGCAGTCCGCGTCAGGAATCGCACAGCCGTCAGCTTTCGGCGGCGATCATCGAAAAGCTTCTTGAGGTTGCCCCCGGCGCGAGCATCACTCGGCGTGAATTGGGGGCTGAACCCCTGCCCCAAACCGAGGCCCTCTACGCCGCCGCGTTGGCGTCGCCGGCAACGTTGACCGCCCCGCCAATGGGTTCTCTAGATCTTTCCGAAGCGCTTATTCGGGAAGTCGAAGCGGCCGATGTGATTGTCATCGGAACGCCGATGCATAATTTGACAATTCCCTCGGTCCTCAAGGCGTAGGTCGACCAGATCCTGCGCGTCGGCCGCACAATGAAGTCAACGCCGGCCGGCAAGGTGAGAATGCTCCGGGACCGTTCGGACTTTATCGGCGCGGCTTCTGGTGGCTTCTTCACCGGTGAGCGAGCCAACCAGCCGGATTTTCTCACGCCCTATTTGTGGCTGGCACTCAGCTCCATTGGGCTGAGGACTCAACAATTTCTCCCGCTTCAAGGCACTGCCTTCCTGGATCGGAGTCAGGGGCCGTTAGCGAGGGACAAAGCGCTCGCCGCTCTCGACCTCACCGCCGCGGAGCATTTTCGAGAATTCCGCGATCGTCCTGCGGTGCTCTCGAGTACTGGCAGACCGTACCGCGATGTCCCCTCGCTCGGGCGACCGTCACCAGGAGCATTCTGAGGGCGCGCACAAGCTTCGGGCGCCCGCATCCTAACCCTCTGGCCTCCGCCGGACCATTGAATATGAGGCTCAGATGACCTTATCAAATCGTACCCCTTCTCAAATCGGCGCCAGGATTTCCGACAGATCAGCACCGCCTGATGACAGCGCCGTTCGGGACTGGCTTGGACCAGAGGCATTCGGCCATTGGACCGAGCTGCGGACCTGGATTGACGAATTCTATATGGGGGTTTTCGCGCCGGACTGGCTGTACGGCGGCAAGAACCGTGGTTGGTCCTTGCGCTATAAGAAAACGAAGGCGTTCACCACATTGGTGCCGGAATACCGGCGGTTTTCGGCTGTTGTGGTTATGGGTGGAGCAGAACGTGAGAAATTCGAGGAGCGGCGTTATGTCTGGCGCCCGCAACTGGTCAAGCTTTACGATGAAGCCAAAACATATATCGACGGAAAATGGCTGAGACTTGCCATCTTATCGGCAGACGATCTGCATGATGTGACGGAACTTTTGACGATGCAGCGCCCGCCACTGCCGCGCGGTTGAAGCCAAAATAAGGTGGGCTTGCCGCGCGAAATCACACAGCAATTCGACAACAAGGTCTTCGCGAAAGGCGTCAAGCCGATAACGAGTTGCGGGAGAGATCGAAAAGACCTTCCACGCCTGCAATTTACCCAAACAAACAAATACTGAGGAGACAATTCCCATGAAAGCGATCGTAGTGACCGACCAGGCTGCGGGAACAGCCGGAATGAAGCTGGTGGAGCGACCCGAGCCGCAGGCCGCGATAAACGACGTCGTCGTACAGGTCCATGCGGCGGGGTTCGTCAACACCGAACTGGATTGGCCTTCGACCTGGACCGATCGGGCCTTTCGTGACCGGACGCCATCGATTCTCGGCCATGAGCTGGCCGGTGTGATCACCGGGCTGGGCTATGGCACCACGGGACTGTCGATCGGCCAGCGGGTGCTCGGCCTGTCGGACTGGTATCGCGACGGCACACTCGCTGAGTACGTCGCTATGGAGGCCCGAAACCTCGCGCCATTGCCCGGCAACGTCGACTTCACGGTGGGCGCAAGCCTGCCGATATCTGGCCTGACCGCATGGCAGGGACTGTTTCAGCATGGCCGCCTTCGGGCGGGGCAGAGCGTCCTCGCACACGGCGCGGCTGGCGCCGTCGGCTCGATCGTGACGCAGCTTGCGCGGGAAGCCGGCGCCTATGTTATCGGCACCGGACGCGCCGCTGACCGCCAGAAAGCTTTGGACTTCGGTGCAAATGAATTCATCGATCTTGGAAACGACATCCTGGAAGACGTCGGCGGCGTCGATCTGGTATTCGACGTTATCGGCGGCGATGTTCAGAAGCGGTCCGCAGCGCTGATCCGGTCCGGAGGAACGCTTGTGACAGCCGTCGGACCGACGGACATTCGACCTGTGGATGGCCTGGCGGTTGACTTCGTCGTCGAGGCTGATCGTGCCCAGCTATCCGAGATCGTTCAGCGGGTCCGGGACGGAAGGCTGCGGACGAACATCGGCAAGGTTTCAAGTCTGGACGATGCGGTCGCCACCTTCAATTCGGCGGAGCGGCGCGCAGGAAAGACGGTCATTCGCGTTCTCCCGTGAGGACGCGGCGAGGATATTCGCGGGGCACTTGAACCCGTCGTATCTTCCCGACGGATTGGCCTCCACGCGCACTCCTTGGAGGGGTTCCTCTAGGGAGTGCGCAGTGCACACAAGATGCGCGTTCCTAGCGTCTCAGATTCGTTTACCCGATGGCCTCAGTCGTTCAGCGTTTTACAGAGGCGAGATATCTCTCACGCCCGATATCGCAAAGCGGCTACTGACCGTGCTCGATGGCTTGGTCGACCTCGGCAACAGACACAGCGCGGTGCTGAAACAAACTGATGCTTGCAAGTGAGTGCAAGGCAGGGTTTAGACTAGCGTTGTGAGAACCACGATAAGATGGCCGAGGTGCTTTCTGCCGACGGCAACTCTCTCCAGAATTGAGTTGAGACACGGACAGTCAGCACTCCGGCCCCAGAGGCGACTTCCATCCCTCGCCTCGAAAGGATTCGAAGCGCAGACCCTGCGATTAGGCGGACGCGTGATCCTGGCGCAAGCGGTCGACTTCCATAGCGCTTCCGACGACGCGCACTGCAAGCAACGTGAGGCGAAAGTCCGTCCCGCAAACGGGACAGCCCGTCCCGCCGAACGAAACAGAGGCGCCCAAACGGTCAACCTGGATGTTTGTGGATCGGATCGACCCAATAGACTTCCTCCGGCTTTTCCACCGGATCGACATCGGTGATATTGACCACGACCGCCTCGTTGTCGGATCGCACCAGCACGCATTCGAGCACGTTCTCGGGATCGGCATTGATTTCTTGGTGTGGCACAAAGGGTGGTACGTAGATGAAGTCGCCCGGGCCGGCTTCCGCGACGTATTCGAGCCTGTCGCCCCAACGCATGCGCGCCTTCCCGCGAACGACGAAGATTACGCTTTCGAGCGGACCATGGTGATGCACGCCGGTCTTGGCATTGGGCTCGATCGCAACGGTCCCGGCCCAAATCTTCTGGGCGCCAACGCGTGCATGATTGATGGCCGCCTGCCGATACATGCCGGGCGTCTGGGCCGTGTTGTCATCGAGCTGGTCCCCCTTGATGACGCGAACGCCGTTATGTTTCCACCGGTCCTCTGCCTGGTGGTCATGACCGTGATGACGAGGGTGATCCGACATGCTGGCCTCCGTTTTTCGGCATCGGGACCGCACCAGGTCCTAGATCGGCTCGCTAGAATTTAGCAGCCTATTGGTGCCGTTCAAAATCGTTTCCAGACGATACATTATGCGATCTTCTTGGCCAGACCGTGAATATCTTGGCAACAAGCCGTGCACAGGCCTCGTGGAAGAACGGTTCTCCCCCACGCCTAAGCGACGTCCACGCTTAAGTCTGTGAACGGCAGCCCTGCGCCCCTTTCAAGTCGTTTCGAACCAGTTTGCCTGCCCCGAAAGCGGCAGTTCTGCAAATTCCGAGGCAATCCGCCCCCTGATTCCGAGATGATGCCGCCCCCATCGGAAAGCATCTGGCGTGGGTGTTCTGCTGGTGTGAAGTTTCTTCCTTCGACGTGACGAGGAAGGAACGGGATGCCTGCGGAGAGACTGGAGATGCGGCGTGTCCGCGAGATATTGAGATATCGCTTCGAACAAGGACTTGGCCACAAGTCGATCGCGGTTCGGGTTGGAGCTGCGCCATCGACGGTGCGCGAGACGCTTCGGCGTGCGGCCATTGCGGAGCTATCGTGGCCGTTGGGTGACGACGTCAGCGATGCAGTCCTGGAAGCGGCGCTTTACAAGGCAGGCGGGACGAAGACGGGTCATCGTCGGAGCCCTGAGCCGGACTGGGCGCAGGTCCACCGCGAGCTGAAGCGCAAGCATATGACGCTGCAGATCCTTTGGGACGAATACATCAGCCGTTATCCGGAGGGCTATCGCTACAGTCGCTTCTGTGACCTCTACCGCGGCTGGGCGATGAAGTTGCCTGTGACGATGCGGCAGGATCACGCGGCCGGCGACAAGCTGTTCGTCGACTACGCCGGCGACACGGTCACGGTTGTCGTTGATCGGCTGTCCGGCAAGACACGGCAGGCGCACCTGTTCGTGGCGGTTCTGGGAGCATCCAGCCTTTCATATGCGCAGGCACGTTGGAGCGAGACGCTTCCCGACTGGATTGAATGCCATATCCTGGCGCTGGAGTACTTTGGCGGTGCGCCAGCCTTGCTGGTTCCCGACAATGCCAAGGTAGCGATCATCAAGGCCTGCCACTTCGATCCCCAGGTCAACCGGACGTATTGCGGGATGGCGGCCCATTATGGCAGCGCCGTCTTGCCGACGCGGCCGCGACGCCCGCGGGACAAGGCGAAAGTGGAAGCTGCGGTTCGTATCGTCGAACGCTGGCTATTGGGCCGGCTGCGCCATCGCATCTTCTATAGTTTGGCCGAGGTCAATGCGGCGATTGGCCAATTGCTCCATGATCTCAATGA
This genomic interval carries:
- a CDS encoding NUDIX hydrolase produces the protein MKKTERYLARLAPHASTLTKGGAAHQIGAICYRVNEMGAVEVLLITTRASGRWTIPKGWPIKNLKPHQAAEREAWEEAGVAGKAKKRALGYFTYLKTLDDGHKTASIVEVFRLKVDELHHKFPERGERQMAWLSPVEAARRVQEPELKGLLLRMLKEPSS
- a CDS encoding AraC family transcriptional regulator; this translates as MSEVDWLSRLLQIVTVTGQLEVRCAYGAPWRVAWGRAAANEIPYHVIVKGRAIFEDPETRTAKELVSGDIVLLPHGAAHVLHDGSGQTPVPTQQRQGAAGWMLSENDSQGEQLDLLCGRFFIAPPHDQLIRNYLPTNLVARTIDGLGKDGIGSATNQLASLVGLMRMESAGDRAGGRAVLNALSSALFTLVLRAASESAKAPEGLLALAGHPRLAPAITAMLADPGKPWKLPDLADLCGMSRATFMRHFQDRLGCSALDLLTDLRMSLAANELKKPKISTEAVAETVGYQSVSAFRRVFTERMGMTPGEWRRQAHTG
- a CDS encoding nitroreductase family protein; the encoded protein is MNYISNAANELTPTNAVIETILSRSAAKYYDTAATLSDDQIRDLVRIGTSAPTSFHLQNWRFIAVRTPEAKARLRPIAWNQPAITDAAVTFIIVGQLANASTVPVRLAPVVEAGIMPAHLVPEWEMPARGLYDDQPQRQRDEAVRSATFGTAAIIYAARSLGLGSTPMIGFDAEAVHREFGLAEHEIPVMLLTVGPERAGNWPQKPRMPVADVLDFA
- a CDS encoding carboxymuconolactone decarboxylase family protein, whose protein sequence is MARIAALTPEQVPAESKHTLDTFTKNIGFTPNMMVAFAQSPIAFNAWATLLGSLSKALDVKTRDSIGLAVSEVNGCNYCLTVHSFTAEHMARLPADDIILARKGHASDPKRDAAIQFARKVIGTRGHVSDADLKDVRDAGYTDANIIEIVALVAMYSLTNFFNNVFDHEKDFPPVTPAARSEFSPTATF
- a CDS encoding NAD(P)H-dependent oxidoreductase yields the protein MNILYVDSSPRQESHSRQLSAAIIEKLLEVAPGASITRRELGAEPLPQTEALYAAALASPATLTAPPMGSLDLSEALIREVEAADVIVIGTPMHNLTIPSVLKA
- a CDS encoding DUF3788 domain-containing protein; the protein is MTLSNRTPSQIGARISDRSAPPDDSAVRDWLGPEAFGHWTELRTWIDEFYMGVFAPDWLYGGKNRGWSLRYKKTKAFTTLVPEYRRFSAVVVMGGAEREKFEERRYVWRPQLVKLYDEAKTYIDGKWLRLAILSADDLHDVTELLTMQRPPLPRG
- a CDS encoding NADP-dependent oxidoreductase → MKAIVVTDQAAGTAGMKLVERPEPQAAINDVVVQVHAAGFVNTELDWPSTWTDRAFRDRTPSILGHELAGVITGLGYGTTGLSIGQRVLGLSDWYRDGTLAEYVAMEARNLAPLPGNVDFTVGASLPISGLTAWQGLFQHGRLRAGQSVLAHGAAGAVGSIVTQLAREAGAYVIGTGRAADRQKALDFGANEFIDLGNDILEDVGGVDLVFDVIGGDVQKRSAALIRSGGTLVTAVGPTDIRPVDGLAVDFVVEADRAQLSEIVQRVRDGRLRTNIGKVSSLDDAVATFNSAERRAGKTVIRVLP
- a CDS encoding cupin domain-containing protein produces the protein MSDHPRHHGHDHQAEDRWKHNGVRVIKGDQLDDNTAQTPGMYRQAAINHARVGAQKIWAGTVAIEPNAKTGVHHHGPLESVIFVVRGKARMRWGDRLEYVAEAGPGDFIYVPPFVPHQEINADPENVLECVLVRSDNEAVVVNITDVDPVEKPEEVYWVDPIHKHPG
- the istA gene encoding IS21 family transposase, producing MRRVREILRYRFEQGLGHKSIAVRVGAAPSTVRETLRRAAIAELSWPLGDDVSDAVLEAALYKAGGTKTGHRRSPEPDWAQVHRELKRKHMTLQILWDEYISRYPEGYRYSRFCDLYRGWAMKLPVTMRQDHAAGDKLFVDYAGDTVTVVVDRLSGKTRQAHLFVAVLGASSLSYAQARWSETLPDWIECHILALEYFGGAPALLVPDNAKVAIIKACHFDPQVNRTYCGMAAHYGSAVLPTRPRRPRDKAKVEAAVRIVERWLLGRLRHRIFYSLAEVNAAIGQLLHDLNDKRVLRRVGATRRQLFEELDRPALRPLPVERYVFAEWRIRRAGLDYHVEIERHYYSVPYRFAREQVEARITANTIEIFHKGERIAAHRRSSGNGKHTTIPDHMPSAHRRFADWTIERIQREASAMGPDVALLCERILADRPHPEQGFRACLGIIRLNKSFGRDRVNAACGRALEIGARTYGSVRSILDNHLDRTAASNGAAPHEPIHHANIRGPRYYH